A genomic window from Candidatus Kouleothrix ribensis includes:
- a CDS encoding sensor histidine kinase: MDVSLDEACQRTLAEICRLLGAAQAELLLHGDAAAASRLVARIGAGPPVGAAGWVGIPIGAAAHELGSLRLAFSGAAPLPSQAEQALAQALAELGVRLADMRHRPGHALGTDRAQILSVTEQELQRIILDIHDGPVQKLFAAATQLAIVQSQIEAAPAAQPSEIAPTLTRVEQLIASALGDIRTTINAVRLAEFQRLGLPEVLGALAAQHADLTGNVVELRVEGDVPAVSQPAKIALYRVLQESLSNAYRHAGVDRHEVRLSSQDGWVVLEVADNGRGFDPPPLDGPATADSSAQIGLRGMRSRMQLVGGQLRVISRPGAGTRVIVQVPSNA, translated from the coding sequence ATGGACGTTTCGCTCGACGAGGCCTGCCAGCGCACGCTGGCCGAGATCTGCCGGCTGCTAGGCGCAGCGCAGGCCGAGCTGCTGCTGCACGGCGATGCTGCTGCGGCGAGCCGCCTGGTGGCGCGTATCGGTGCCGGCCCACCCGTCGGCGCGGCTGGCTGGGTCGGCATCCCGATCGGCGCAGCAGCGCACGAGCTGGGCAGCCTGCGGCTGGCGTTTAGCGGTGCAGCGCCGCTGCCGAGCCAGGCCGAGCAGGCGCTGGCCCAGGCCCTGGCCGAGCTAGGCGTGCGGCTGGCCGACATGCGCCACCGGCCCGGCCATGCGCTGGGCACAGATCGGGCGCAGATCTTGTCTGTAACTGAGCAGGAACTCCAGCGGATTATTTTAGACATACACGACGGCCCGGTACAGAAGCTGTTTGCGGCTGCGACCCAGCTGGCGATTGTGCAGTCGCAGATCGAAGCGGCTCCCGCCGCCCAGCCCAGCGAGATCGCGCCGACGCTTACCCGCGTCGAGCAGCTGATCGCGAGTGCGCTGGGCGATATCCGTACCACGATCAACGCGGTTCGGCTGGCCGAGTTTCAGCGGCTTGGGCTGCCCGAGGTGCTTGGTGCGCTGGCGGCGCAGCACGCCGATCTCACCGGCAACGTGGTCGAGCTACGGGTCGAGGGCGATGTGCCGGCGGTGAGCCAGCCGGCCAAGATTGCACTGTACCGCGTGTTGCAAGAGAGCCTGTCGAACGCCTACCGTCACGCCGGTGTCGATCGGCACGAGGTGCGCCTGAGCAGCCAGGACGGCTGGGTGGTGCTCGAGGTCGCCGACAATGGGCGAGGTTTCGATCCGCCGCCGCTTGATGGGCCGGCCACCGCCGATAGCTCGGCGCAGATTGGGCTCCGCGGCATGCGCTCACGCATGCAGCTTGTCGGCGGCCAGCTGCGCGTGATCAGCCGCCCTGGCGCAGGCACCCGCGTGA